One stretch of Lysobacterales bacterium DNA includes these proteins:
- a CDS encoding FecR domain-containing protein: MNDMQLAQAVQWQLRISAAPADAELQSAFDAWLAADDAHRLAYLDVLMTLNAAAEPSQPRVAEPAPSRLRRHAPWLGFVTASLAIVAVMLAPRAIENARADLRSAVGATASLTLADGSRVELEPDSALRVELGADARVVELLRGGLRIAVGADPRPLTLRHGEFRVRDIGTRFEVQAAEGALRVGVAEGRVEVRAGAGEPLQLAAGEAAQWRGAQLERFAHHETEAEPDLLVLDHAPAEIAFARWSARSGMRVFGANAGSDLRLDAALPMGDTAEQHAALDTLAQRYELRVVASAAGIVWLRPVAASRTDP, from the coding sequence GTGAACGACATGCAGCTCGCGCAGGCGGTGCAGTGGCAGCTTCGCATCAGCGCGGCGCCGGCGGATGCTGAATTGCAGTCGGCGTTCGACGCCTGGCTGGCCGCAGACGACGCCCATCGCCTCGCCTATCTGGACGTGCTGATGACCTTGAACGCCGCCGCCGAGCCGAGCCAGCCGCGCGTCGCGGAACCGGCGCCGTCGCGGCTGCGCCGCCACGCCCCGTGGCTCGGGTTCGTCACTGCCTCGCTGGCGATCGTCGCCGTCATGCTGGCTCCGCGCGCGATCGAAAACGCGCGCGCCGACTTGCGCAGCGCGGTCGGTGCGACCGCGTCGCTGACGCTCGCCGACGGCAGTCGCGTCGAACTGGAGCCTGATTCCGCGCTGCGCGTCGAACTGGGTGCCGATGCCCGCGTGGTCGAGCTGCTGCGCGGCGGCCTGCGCATCGCAGTCGGCGCCGATCCGCGCCCGCTGACGCTGCGGCATGGCGAGTTCCGCGTGCGCGATATCGGCACCCGCTTCGAGGTTCAGGCTGCCGAAGGTGCGCTGCGCGTCGGCGTCGCCGAAGGCCGCGTCGAGGTGCGCGCTGGCGCAGGCGAACCGCTGCAACTCGCTGCCGGCGAGGCCGCACAGTGGCGGGGTGCGCAGCTCGAACGCTTCGCGCACCATGAAACCGAAGCCGAGCCGGATCTGCTGGTACTCGACCATGCCCCCGCGGAAATCGCCTTCGCGCGCTGGTCGGCGCGCAGCGGCATGCGCGTGTTCGGCGCCAACGCCGGCAGCGACCTGCGCCTCGATGCCGCACTGCCGATGGGTGACACCGCCGAACAGCACGCGGCGCTCGACACGCTGGCGCAACGCTACGAACTGCGCGTCGTGGCATCCGCTGCCGGTATCGTCTGGCTGCGGCCGGTGGCGGCCAGTCGAACCGATCCCTGA
- a CDS encoding TonB family protein, with product MPDVASQPFDEALPLPRPEAADARVSLRFVAGISVSLVVHGLLLGLLLLQQGGGGEIAAQATSPLLVEWQVAEPAPVPLPRIEPPVPQPEAAPMPRAAPAAARDDAAAALAVSDVPAPEPLREAQRAPNAAGRSSADASESLPTPTPTPATSAAASAADAYVWDVLAHLRRFQHYPERARQRDVEGTVWLRARVSRRGVVLRSDIERSSGHDLLDRAATRLITQSSPLPPPPAGAFAITDLRLPVEYRLRRE from the coding sequence ATGCCGGACGTTGCCTCCCAGCCATTCGACGAAGCACTGCCCCTGCCGCGCCCTGAAGCAGCGGACGCGCGCGTCAGCCTGCGCTTCGTGGCCGGGATCAGCGTGTCGCTGGTGGTGCATGGCTTGCTGCTCGGGTTGCTGTTGCTGCAGCAGGGCGGTGGTGGGGAGATCGCAGCGCAGGCGACTTCGCCGCTGCTGGTCGAGTGGCAGGTGGCCGAGCCGGCGCCGGTTCCGCTGCCGCGCATCGAGCCGCCGGTGCCACAGCCTGAGGCGGCACCGATGCCACGCGCTGCGCCGGCCGCAGCCCGCGACGATGCCGCGGCAGCGCTCGCGGTCAGCGACGTGCCGGCGCCGGAGCCGCTGCGCGAGGCGCAGCGCGCACCGAACGCCGCCGGTCGCAGCAGCGCGGATGCAAGCGAGTCGCTGCCGACGCCGACGCCGACGCCCGCTACGAGCGCCGCGGCGTCTGCTGCGGACGCCTACGTCTGGGACGTGCTCGCGCACCTGCGGCGCTTCCAGCACTACCCGGAGCGCGCCCGCCAGCGCGATGTCGAAGGCACGGTCTGGTTGCGCGCGCGGGTGTCGCGGCGCGGCGTGGTGTTGCGCTCCGACATCGAGCGCAGTTCCGGCCATGACCTGCTCGACCGCGCCGCCACGCGCCTGATCACGCAGTCTTCGCCGCTGCCGCCGCCACCGGCGGGAGCGTTCGCGATCACCGACCTGCGCCTGCCGGTCGAGTACCGGTTGCGTCGCGAATGA
- a CDS encoding CPBP family intramembrane metalloprotease, with amino-acid sequence MSIRQSGNRIHHLQQRKRSPALAYSIALLSSLMMTVMIGFSLARTSDLGPDAEADRRGAVVVSSRTTDRIRELERIQTSLSYVRSQRATPTAPPGLTEQALAADLAEHQGHLQYRLEVESDRLARTRGGHSVAWQQRLKAVVASEKPQLLVPESESAAAASATSWRILSVGVLIWWLALALQGDGFAIDMNRRRHPLWEWYLAFPVPQPAIYLAEALKPIVSNPFLLSSPLMLMVLAALVNKSLAAGLAAFAVALPFTASAAVMTKAIEVQVMLRASPRNRSAWLVAAGGIGFVLLMTPLIALTTPSLSWGLARWLAGAGDTATPSAELFLHYPDVIAWLRAIVLSLLLNGVLCALALVAMHAATLRGFEAGFGGAEERVDPSAIGALAVKASRWRRSPLLRKELLWLRRDRGALVQMLLVPLLLVGLQAFYLGHYLRNIEFHWHHWAGIVLAAGAYMIAVSAPRMLAAEGPALGWMMSWPRSLLEVARTKAMVLTAFVSVMVLSSLVVVAWMHPTELWKIAVIGVLWLLSGTMIALKAVTVFPTYSATGEAMPMQASRGMAAAVGNMVIAIGVFGANWPLAIAGLLMNGVFAAALWSRLQVQLAYLFDPDAEPDEAPPTMLGALIAIVAHLELVAVLLALIGGVSGARASASALLIASAVSAALVSFYVWRWNRRFGVGLFDILVPSPMGRSTFAWLAGAAGVGVVLGALALAYLGLLHRFGSSELREQLASGAAFLRESNGALYAFAGATVVVAPLVEEYLFRGLLFRAMRREWPLWIAITLSAAFFAVMHPFASWPPVFLVGVASAWLFARAGNLLPSMLLHATYNAVVVLVPLTSGVHRTLGL; translated from the coding sequence ATGTCGATCCGACAGAGCGGCAACCGCATCCACCACCTGCAGCAGCGCAAGCGTTCTCCCGCGCTTGCATACTCGATAGCGCTGCTCAGCTCGCTGATGATGACCGTGATGATCGGCTTCTCGCTGGCGAGGACCAGCGACCTTGGCCCAGATGCGGAGGCCGATCGTCGCGGTGCGGTCGTCGTTTCTTCGAGAACGACTGATCGGATTCGCGAGCTCGAACGGATCCAGACCTCACTCAGCTACGTGCGCTCGCAGCGAGCCACCCCGACAGCGCCCCCGGGACTGACCGAGCAGGCGCTGGCTGCGGATCTGGCTGAGCACCAGGGACACCTGCAGTATCGGTTGGAGGTCGAGTCCGATCGTCTGGCGCGCACGCGCGGCGGCCACTCGGTCGCCTGGCAGCAGCGGCTGAAGGCGGTGGTCGCATCGGAGAAGCCGCAACTTCTCGTACCGGAATCCGAAAGCGCTGCCGCCGCGAGTGCGACCTCGTGGCGCATCCTGAGCGTCGGCGTCCTGATCTGGTGGCTGGCGCTGGCGTTGCAGGGCGATGGTTTCGCCATCGACATGAATCGGCGTCGACACCCGCTCTGGGAGTGGTACCTCGCGTTTCCGGTACCGCAACCGGCGATCTATCTGGCGGAAGCACTGAAGCCTATCGTCTCGAATCCGTTCCTGTTGAGCAGCCCACTGATGCTGATGGTGCTGGCGGCACTGGTCAACAAGTCGCTCGCGGCAGGGCTCGCGGCATTCGCCGTCGCGCTGCCGTTCACGGCCAGCGCTGCGGTCATGACCAAGGCGATCGAAGTGCAAGTAATGCTGCGCGCTTCGCCGCGCAATCGCAGTGCCTGGCTGGTTGCTGCGGGTGGCATCGGCTTCGTGCTGCTGATGACCCCGCTGATCGCACTAACGACCCCGAGCCTGAGCTGGGGCTTGGCCCGCTGGTTGGCGGGCGCAGGAGATACCGCCACGCCCTCGGCCGAACTGTTCCTGCACTACCCGGATGTCATTGCTTGGCTGCGGGCAATCGTGCTCTCGCTGTTGCTCAACGGCGTGCTATGCGCGCTTGCGCTTGTTGCGATGCACGCCGCAACGCTGAGGGGTTTCGAGGCTGGCTTTGGCGGCGCCGAAGAACGCGTCGATCCGTCAGCAATCGGTGCGCTGGCAGTCAAAGCGTCGCGCTGGCGGCGCTCGCCGTTGCTGCGCAAGGAGTTGTTGTGGCTGCGCCGAGATCGCGGCGCATTGGTGCAGATGTTGTTGGTGCCGTTGCTGCTGGTCGGGCTGCAAGCGTTCTATCTCGGGCACTACCTGCGCAACATTGAATTCCACTGGCATCACTGGGCCGGCATCGTGCTCGCCGCTGGCGCCTACATGATCGCGGTCTCGGCGCCGCGCATGCTCGCAGCCGAGGGCCCTGCACTCGGCTGGATGATGAGCTGGCCACGCAGCTTGCTGGAGGTGGCGCGCACCAAGGCGATGGTGTTGACCGCATTCGTCAGCGTGATGGTGCTGTCGAGTCTCGTCGTCGTTGCCTGGATGCATCCCACCGAGCTGTGGAAAATCGCCGTAATCGGAGTGCTCTGGTTGCTCTCCGGCACGATGATTGCCTTGAAGGCGGTCACGGTATTTCCGACCTATAGCGCCACTGGCGAAGCCATGCCGATGCAGGCCAGTCGTGGCATGGCGGCGGCAGTCGGGAACATGGTGATCGCGATCGGCGTGTTCGGTGCGAATTGGCCACTCGCGATCGCGGGTCTACTGATGAATGGCGTATTCGCCGCGGCGCTGTGGAGCCGCCTGCAGGTGCAACTGGCCTATCTGTTTGATCCGGACGCCGAGCCAGACGAGGCGCCACCGACAATGCTCGGCGCCCTGATCGCAATCGTCGCGCATCTGGAGCTGGTCGCTGTATTGCTCGCTCTGATCGGCGGCGTGTCCGGCGCACGCGCTAGCGCAAGCGCCTTGCTGATCGCATCGGCTGTCAGCGCCGCGCTGGTCAGCTTCTACGTCTGGCGCTGGAACCGTCGATTCGGTGTCGGCCTTTTCGACATTCTCGTTCCCTCGCCGATGGGCCGATCGACGTTCGCCTGGCTCGCCGGCGCGGCCGGCGTGGGCGTAGTGCTGGGTGCGTTGGCCCTCGCCTATCTTGGTCTGCTCCACCGATTCGGTTCCAGCGAACTTCGCGAGCAGCTTGCTTCCGGAGCGGCCTTCTTGCGCGAGTCAAACGGAGCACTGTACGCATTTGCCGGAGCCACCGTTGTCGTCGCGCCGCTGGTCGAGGAGTACCTTTTCCGCGGCCTGCTGTTCCGCGCGATGCGCCGCGAGTGGCCCCTGTGGATTGCGATCACGCTCAGCGCAGCGTTCTTTGCCGTCATGCACCCCTTCGCTTCTTGGCCACCGGTCTTTCTGGTCGGTGTCGCCAGTGCCTGGCTATTTGCCCGCGCCGGAAACCTGCTGCCCAGCATGCTCTTGCACGCGACATACAATGCGGTGGTGGTGCTCGTTCCCCTGACCTCCGGCGTGCATCGAACTTTAGGGCTTTGA
- a CDS encoding TonB-dependent receptor gives MPALSRSLQSALILLGLAGPVAALACDLDRPLSATVPATSLLDAVSALAAASNCRIVLAPALGRRAGPALDAGSSVADALDALAIAAALNWSQRSDQVVELVAADAAAALQESTLSIAADAETDTASARTSLTAQARLPSERSAAIARTRIDADAIADTAPHDYGSALTRAPGVYGMAASDVIRGVSASRVAPNQRASLITIDGVPVPAEAWLFNRPGLGLMQSLEITRSATGMATAYGAGAGDLAIGTRAPAAAFGGSVGVSHAPALAPMVHVAATGGLGVPGMQGAFGASRQIGGEEIAAEQQPDVFQQRQYALRLAWQSPERTHQLQASVLDFARADLGGGEGPCGGGQPHCLLGSDVDIHGAGAAWQWRPGDRWQLSAQAGSSDTRAALTRRNGQNLVSETPAYVHLQHADLRLERDAGAHGLISAGLLQANRGYRVHGSRRFSITPSTSSSLGMIPAAPGPASLAYDGAETARSDLPQAYAEFLYDDETRWDGHIGLRHVAAESRSQLATSVVSENNCRLVTGRYDAAIETCSDALGVLVQERNARIRHHETLWLPSLGLRHRFNENHWLALLLRDSFLGSDLDTLALSPRSTLEKLRTAELAWSRPLLRSARIEARLFHHHWRDRVANFTGPENPDAIHFASKILGAELQWLWQPRDDAELWANASGLHSRSTLQPESLAAAAVRGAPEWSAGIGGRLHFAGDWYAGSQFSHAAPTWIVNDDASIERLGARNLLDLRVGWRRGRFDLSLWGSNLLDDDYIADSYGRGLLLTPYHAYNRIVGIDARYGF, from the coding sequence ATGCCGGCACTTTCGAGGTCATTGCAGAGTGCGTTGATCTTGCTCGGGCTGGCGGGTCCCGTCGCCGCCCTGGCCTGCGACCTCGATCGCCCATTGTCTGCGACGGTGCCGGCAACTTCGCTGCTCGATGCCGTGAGCGCGCTGGCCGCGGCGAGTAACTGTCGCATCGTGCTGGCGCCGGCGCTGGGGCGACGCGCGGGACCTGCGCTCGACGCGGGCAGTTCGGTGGCCGATGCGCTCGATGCGCTGGCCATCGCCGCTGCACTGAACTGGTCGCAGCGAAGCGATCAGGTGGTCGAGCTGGTCGCAGCCGATGCCGCGGCGGCGCTGCAGGAGTCGACCCTGAGCATTGCTGCCGATGCCGAGACCGACACGGCATCGGCGCGCACCTCGCTGACCGCGCAGGCGCGCCTGCCGAGCGAACGCAGTGCCGCGATCGCGCGCACGCGCATCGACGCCGACGCCATCGCGGACACCGCGCCGCATGATTACGGCAGTGCGTTGACGCGCGCGCCCGGCGTCTACGGCATGGCCGCGAGCGATGTCATCCGCGGCGTCAGCGCTTCGCGCGTTGCGCCCAATCAGCGCGCCAGCCTGATCACCATCGACGGCGTGCCGGTGCCCGCCGAAGCCTGGTTGTTCAACCGGCCCGGACTGGGACTGATGCAGTCGCTCGAAATCACGCGCAGCGCCACCGGCATGGCCACCGCTTATGGCGCCGGTGCCGGCGACCTGGCAATCGGCACGCGCGCGCCCGCGGCCGCGTTCGGCGGTAGCGTCGGCGTCTCGCATGCGCCGGCGCTGGCGCCCATGGTGCATGTGGCCGCGACCGGCGGACTTGGCGTACCGGGCATGCAGGGCGCGTTCGGTGCGAGCCGGCAGATCGGTGGCGAGGAAATCGCGGCGGAGCAGCAGCCGGATGTCTTCCAGCAGCGCCAATACGCGCTGCGCCTGGCCTGGCAAAGCCCGGAGCGGACGCACCAGCTGCAGGCCAGCGTCCTCGATTTCGCGCGTGCCGACCTCGGCGGTGGCGAAGGCCCTTGCGGCGGCGGCCAACCGCATTGCCTGCTCGGCTCCGACGTCGACATCCATGGTGCCGGCGCAGCATGGCAATGGCGGCCCGGAGATCGCTGGCAGCTCAGTGCCCAGGCCGGCTCTTCCGACACCCGCGCCGCGCTGACGCGCCGCAACGGCCAGAACCTGGTCTCGGAGACGCCGGCCTACGTGCATCTGCAACACGCCGACCTGCGCCTCGAACGCGACGCCGGCGCGCATGGTTTGATCAGCGCCGGCCTGTTGCAGGCGAATCGCGGCTATCGCGTGCACGGCAGCCGCCGCTTTTCGATCACGCCTTCGACCTCCAGCTCGCTCGGGATGATTCCGGCGGCACCGGGTCCGGCCAGCCTCGCCTACGACGGCGCCGAGACGGCGCGGTCGGATCTGCCGCAGGCCTATGCCGAATTCCTCTACGACGACGAGACGCGTTGGGACGGCCACATCGGCCTGCGCCATGTCGCCGCTGAATCGCGCTCACAGCTCGCCACCAGCGTGGTCAGCGAGAACAACTGCCGACTGGTCACGGGTCGCTACGACGCCGCCATCGAAACCTGCAGCGACGCACTCGGCGTGCTGGTGCAGGAGCGCAATGCGCGCATCCGCCACCACGAAACGCTGTGGCTGCCGAGCCTCGGCCTGCGCCACCGCTTCAACGAAAACCACTGGCTGGCGCTGCTGCTACGAGACTCCTTCCTCGGTTCCGACCTCGACACGCTGGCCCTGAGCCCACGCTCGACGCTGGAGAAACTGCGCACCGCCGAACTCGCCTGGTCGCGACCGCTGTTGCGCTCGGCGCGTATCGAAGCGCGCCTGTTCCATCACCACTGGCGTGATCGCGTGGCGAATTTCACCGGTCCCGAGAACCCGGACGCGATCCACTTCGCCAGCAAGATTCTCGGCGCCGAACTGCAGTGGCTTTGGCAACCGCGCGACGACGCCGAACTGTGGGCCAACGCCAGCGGCCTGCACAGTCGCTCCACGCTGCAACCGGAATCACTGGCTGCGGCCGCGGTGCGCGGCGCGCCGGAATGGTCGGCGGGCATCGGTGGACGCCTGCACTTTGCCGGCGACTGGTATGCCGGCAGCCAGTTCAGCCATGCAGCCCCGACCTGGATCGTCAACGACGACGCCAGCATCGAACGCCTCGGCGCGCGCAATCTGCTCGACCTGCGCGTCGGCTGGCGCCGCGGTCGCTTCGATCTCTCGCTTTGGGGCAGCAACCTGCTCGACGACGACTACATCGCCGACAGCTACGGCCGCGGTCTCCTGCTCACGCCCTACCACGCCTACAACCGCATCGTCGGCATCGACGCCCGTTACGGGTTCTGA
- a CDS encoding glucose 1-dehydrogenase yields the protein MTKALFDLTGKTALITGASRGIGAATAHLLAQQGAHVIVSSRKLDACEEVVAAIRAEGGVASAIEAHIGDVASMDRLFQKVIDRGFGLDILINNAAANPYFGPLLEMGLDAFEKTAAVNLRGYFYCSQQAARIMRERELGGCIVNVASVNARRAAPGQGVYSATKAAIVSLTEGFAKELAPLKIRVNAVLPGLTDTKFASALTQNAQIMNQLLRQIPLGRAAAPGEIAPMLLFLASPAASYITGASFVVDGGYLA from the coding sequence ATGACCAAGGCCCTGTTCGACCTGACCGGCAAGACCGCGCTGATCACCGGCGCCAGCCGCGGCATCGGCGCCGCGACCGCGCACCTGTTGGCGCAGCAGGGCGCGCACGTGATCGTGTCCAGCCGCAAGCTCGATGCCTGCGAGGAAGTGGTGGCGGCGATCCGCGCCGAAGGCGGCGTGGCCAGCGCGATCGAGGCGCACATCGGCGACGTGGCATCGATGGACCGGCTGTTCCAGAAGGTGATCGACCGCGGCTTCGGGCTCGACATCCTGATCAACAACGCCGCCGCCAACCCCTACTTCGGCCCGTTGCTGGAGATGGGCCTCGACGCCTTCGAGAAGACCGCCGCGGTCAACCTGCGCGGCTACTTCTACTGCTCGCAGCAGGCGGCGCGGATCATGCGCGAACGCGAACTCGGCGGCTGCATCGTCAATGTCGCCTCGGTCAATGCGCGCCGCGCCGCGCCGGGGCAGGGCGTGTATTCGGCAACCAAGGCCGCGATCGTGTCGCTGACCGAGGGTTTCGCCAAGGAACTGGCGCCGCTCAAGATCCGCGTCAATGCCGTGCTGCCCGGCCTCACCGACACCAAGTTCGCCTCGGCGCTGACCCAGAACGCGCAGATCATGAACCAGCTACTGCGCCAGATTCCCCTCGGCCGCGCCGCCGCTCCCGGCGAAATCGCCCCGATGCTGCTGTTCCTCGCCTCCCCCGCCGCGAGCTACATCACCGGCGCCAGCTTCGTCGTCGATGGCGGGTATCTGGCTTGA
- a CDS encoding glycosyltransferase family 39 protein: MSAAARRDLWLLLALALLVLGVGIGLRDPWPADEPRFVLVAQQMAESGKLLIPHRGAEIYPDKPPLFLWLLVAAHKFTGEWRISFLLPSLLASLGTLALTFDLALRFWGRRAARLAALMLLFAFQFSYQAKRAQIDPFLVFAMTAAAHAFLSHALLAPSRVTHAAGWFMAAIGTISKGVGALTLLMLPVIALGRRLGFGVPVRAVAAKCRSYTAAKSARSHLGWGLLAFVAACSVWLVPLGIAVATWGDAEVVAYAREILLGQTARRYANPEHHFQPWWYFAGVMLTTWLPFVLAWPWALPYAWRQLRTRRDARVFVPLLWAALVLLFFSLSPGKRDMYILPLLPMLCVALAPGLVFASRRRGFRRLVFAFVLALALPLAVAGLMAALGEPGFEARQELRYELAAGADALWWMLGAVGCVGLVAAALAGTRHALRACFALLATLWIGLSLVAYPLLDAHSSGRAVMQRARAAAGADTAIGLVGWREQHLLQAIGVVAEFGFKRPAAVQFDAAAAWLRAEPLRRAIFADAAVIPACVDATRATALGSSNRRDWMLLRVDALAACAIQNP; the protein is encoded by the coding sequence ATGAGTGCCGCGGCGCGCCGCGACCTGTGGTTGCTGCTGGCGCTGGCCTTGCTGGTGCTTGGCGTCGGGATCGGATTGCGCGATCCGTGGCCGGCGGACGAGCCGCGCTTCGTGCTGGTCGCGCAGCAGATGGCGGAAAGCGGCAAACTGCTGATTCCGCACCGCGGCGCCGAGATCTATCCGGACAAGCCGCCGCTGTTTCTGTGGCTGCTGGTCGCAGCGCACAAGTTCACCGGCGAATGGCGCATCAGTTTCCTGCTGCCGTCGCTGCTCGCGAGCCTCGGCACGCTGGCGCTCACCTTCGATTTGGCGCTGCGCTTCTGGGGCCGGCGCGCGGCGCGGCTGGCGGCGTTGATGCTGCTGTTCGCGTTCCAGTTCAGCTACCAGGCCAAGCGCGCGCAGATCGATCCGTTCCTGGTGTTCGCGATGACCGCGGCTGCGCATGCGTTCCTCAGTCATGCGTTGCTCGCGCCATCGCGGGTGACGCATGCAGCGGGCTGGTTCATGGCCGCGATCGGCACCATCAGCAAGGGCGTCGGCGCACTGACCTTGTTGATGTTGCCGGTGATCGCGTTGGGGCGGCGGCTTGGATTCGGGGTTCCGGTGAGAGCGGTCGCGGCAAAGTGCCGCTCCTACACGGCTGCGAAATCGGCGCGGTCGCACCTGGGGTGGGGGCTGCTGGCGTTCGTCGCCGCGTGCTCGGTATGGCTGGTGCCGCTGGGAATCGCGGTGGCGACCTGGGGCGACGCCGAAGTGGTGGCCTATGCGCGCGAAATCCTGCTCGGCCAGACCGCGCGTCGCTACGCCAATCCCGAGCATCACTTCCAGCCATGGTGGTACTTCGCTGGCGTGATGCTGACGACGTGGTTGCCGTTCGTGCTGGCCTGGCCGTGGGCGCTGCCTTATGCCTGGCGGCAACTGCGCACGCGCCGCGACGCGCGCGTGTTCGTGCCGCTGCTGTGGGCGGCGCTGGTGCTGCTGTTCTTTTCGCTGTCGCCGGGCAAGCGCGACATGTACATCCTGCCGCTGCTGCCGATGCTGTGCGTGGCGCTGGCGCCGGGGCTGGTGTTCGCTTCGCGGCGCCGGGGTTTCCGTCGTCTCGTGTTCGCCTTCGTGCTGGCACTTGCGTTGCCGCTGGCGGTCGCTGGGCTGATGGCGGCGCTCGGCGAGCCCGGTTTCGAGGCGCGCCAGGAATTGCGCTACGAACTGGCCGCGGGCGCCGACGCGTTGTGGTGGATGCTCGGCGCGGTCGGTTGCGTCGGGCTCGTGGCGGCGGCGTTGGCGGGCACGCGCCACGCGCTGCGCGCCTGCTTCGCGTTGCTGGCGACCCTGTGGATTGGACTTAGCCTGGTTGCGTACCCGTTGCTCGATGCGCACAGTTCCGGGCGCGCGGTGATGCAGCGCGCACGCGCCGCTGCCGGCGCCGACACCGCCATCGGACTGGTCGGTTGGCGCGAACAACATTTGCTGCAGGCGATCGGCGTGGTCGCTGAATTCGGCTTCAAACGGCCTGCAGCCGTGCAGTTCGATGCCGCCGCCGCGTGGCTCCGCGCCGAGCCGCTGCGCCGCGCAATCTTCGCCGATGCCGCCGTGATTCCCGCCTGCGTGGACGCCACCCGCGCCACCGCACTCGGCAGCAGCAATCGCCGCGACTGGATGCTGCTGCGCGTCGACGCGCTCGCGGCGTGCGCGATTCAGAACCCGTAA
- a CDS encoding ABC transporter ATP-binding protein, whose protein sequence is MNTFPAKSSSAMIVATALSKHFGDKNALRNVELTVERGQVFGLLGPNGAGKTTLFRILMGVIKASAGALQVDGRDAFADRLEIKRFLGFLPDEPMFHSFLSGRDIIELSASLHGLDPMAELRRLEPLIMRMQLGDALDRFADDYSRGMKKKLGLLLALLHRPRLLVLDEPTNGLDVESTRLFFDVMREQTALGTTIVFSTHLLAQVEQSCSHIAILHQGTIVASGALEQVAASVPGAQSLEQAFLSLTRPRPVSAADRFRAQVMASRK, encoded by the coding sequence TTGAACACCTTCCCCGCGAAATCAAGCAGCGCGATGATCGTCGCGACTGCGCTGAGCAAGCATTTCGGCGACAAGAACGCACTGCGCAACGTTGAGTTGACGGTAGAGCGCGGGCAGGTTTTTGGCCTGCTCGGCCCGAATGGCGCCGGCAAGACCACGCTGTTCCGGATCTTGATGGGTGTGATCAAGGCAAGCGCCGGCGCCCTGCAGGTCGATGGTCGCGACGCGTTCGCCGATCGGCTCGAGATCAAGCGCTTTCTCGGCTTTCTGCCGGACGAGCCGATGTTCCACAGCTTCCTGAGTGGCCGCGACATCATCGAGCTGTCGGCTTCATTGCACGGACTTGACCCGATGGCCGAACTGCGTCGGCTGGAACCGCTGATCATGCGCATGCAGCTTGGCGACGCGCTTGATCGCTTCGCCGATGACTATTCGCGCGGCATGAAGAAGAAACTCGGTCTGTTGCTGGCGTTGCTGCACCGCCCGCGGCTGCTGGTGCTGGACGAACCGACCAACGGCCTTGATGTCGAAAGCACGCGGCTGTTCTTTGATGTCATGCGCGAACAGACCGCGCTCGGAACCACGATCGTGTTTTCGACGCACCTGCTCGCGCAGGTCGAGCAATCGTGTTCGCACATCGCGATCCTGCATCAGGGCACAATCGTTGCCAGCGGCGCGCTCGAGCAAGTCGCGGCATCGGTGCCAGGCGCCCAGTCGCTCGAACAGGCGTTCCTGTCCCTGACCAGGCCCAGGCCAGTCAGCGCTGCAGACCGCTTCCGCGCGCAGGTCATGGCGAGCCGGAAGTGA
- a CDS encoding RNA polymerase sigma factor — protein sequence MSPWTAVFAAHASELRAVLTRVLGDRALAEDCVQDTAMRLLDVPFAEVRDARAFLFQVGYNLARDALRRRSTRGVEVEESDVAIDANVADEASPEVHALAREQLARVQQALTQLPEQRRRVLWLVRVEGLSLKEAAVALGITAKTVENHMTQALRQLGELMRGGAQ from the coding sequence ATGAGCCCGTGGACCGCGGTATTCGCCGCGCATGCCTCGGAACTGCGCGCGGTGCTGACGCGCGTGCTCGGCGACCGCGCGCTGGCCGAGGACTGCGTGCAGGACACCGCGATGCGCCTGCTCGACGTGCCCTTCGCCGAGGTCCGCGATGCCCGCGCCTTCCTGTTCCAGGTCGGCTACAACCTGGCGCGTGATGCGTTGCGTCGGCGCAGCACGCGCGGCGTCGAGGTCGAGGAAAGCGACGTGGCGATCGATGCCAACGTCGCCGACGAGGCCAGCCCCGAGGTGCACGCCCTGGCGCGCGAGCAGCTCGCCCGCGTGCAGCAGGCGCTGACGCAACTGCCGGAACAGCGCCGCCGCGTGCTGTGGCTGGTGCGCGTCGAGGGCTTGAGCCTGAAAGAGGCCGCGGTGGCACTCGGAATCACCGCCAAGACCGTCGAGAACCACATGACCCAGGCCCTGCGGCAACTGGGCGAGCTGATGCGCGGAGGTGCGCAATGA